A window from Actinomycetota bacterium encodes these proteins:
- a CDS encoding GNAT family N-acetyltransferase encodes MEAEEDVARPETSVREADVGGAMKSGIRVVQAQNADDLAAVRELFWEYLQWANANVNAEFSVNFDIASMLERDMQSIEKFSLPTGRLMLGEIDDRVVGVGCLQRLRPGIGEIKRMYVRPEARKAGVGRALLASLMSEAKLAGYSSVRLDSAGFMRAAHVMYRSAGFHEIEPYPESEIPKEFQRHWVFMERDL; translated from the coding sequence ATGGAGGCTGAGGAGGACGTCGCGCGGCCTGAGACATCAGTACGTGAGGCAGACGTCGGGGGAGCGATGAAAAGCGGCATCCGGGTCGTGCAGGCACAGAACGCCGACGACCTGGCCGCGGTTCGTGAACTGTTTTGGGAGTACCTGCAATGGGCGAACGCGAATGTCAACGCGGAGTTCTCGGTGAATTTCGACATCGCCTCGATGCTTGAAAGAGATATGCAATCTATCGAGAAGTTCTCGCTTCCCACAGGGAGGCTGATGCTTGGCGAGATCGACGATCGCGTCGTGGGGGTCGGGTGTCTCCAGCGTTTGCGACCGGGCATCGGAGAGATAAAGCGCATGTACGTCCGACCCGAGGCCCGGAAGGCAGGGGTCGGGCGAGCCCTGCTCGCTTCGTTGATGTCCGAGGCCAAACTGGCCGGCTACTCGAGCGTACGCCTCGACAGCGCAGGTTTCATGAGGGCCGCCCACGTGATGTACCGCTCAGCTGGGTTCCACGAGATTGAGCCCTACCCGGAGAGCGAGATTCCGAAGGAATTCCAGCGACATTGGGTCTTCATGGAACGAGATCTCTGA
- a CDS encoding dihydrofolate reductase family protein, with the protein MTRPLRYSINITLDGCCDHRAVSPDEDLHRHAAENIAQADALLFGRVTYEMMEAAWRPPASTATRPDWMEPFARTIDAAKKYVVSSTLDRVDWNAELVRGDLGKAVQRLKREQGLFVGGVKLPLALAELGLIDEYEFVVHPKLAGHGPTLFAGLRESVDLKLVSRLELGSGAVAMRYEPIR; encoded by the coding sequence GTGACGCGACCCCTTCGATACTCCATCAACATCACGTTGGACGGGTGCTGCGATCATCGCGCCGTTTCGCCCGACGAAGACTTGCATCGTCACGCCGCTGAGAACATCGCGCAGGCTGATGCCCTCCTCTTTGGCCGAGTGACCTACGAAATGATGGAGGCAGCGTGGCGGCCACCGGCGTCGACCGCAACGCGGCCGGATTGGATGGAACCATTCGCTCGGACCATCGATGCGGCTAAGAAGTACGTCGTGTCGAGCACCCTGGATCGGGTCGACTGGAACGCGGAGCTCGTGCGCGGTGATCTGGGGAAGGCAGTTCAGCGGCTCAAGCGGGAGCAGGGACTGTTCGTGGGGGGCGTGAAGCTCCCGCTGGCGCTTGCGGAGCTGGGGCTCATCGATGAGTACGAGTTCGTGGTGCACCCCAAACTGGCGGGCCATGGGCCGACACTGTTCGCGGGGCTACGAGAAAGCGTCGACTTGAAGCTCGTGAGCCGTCTGGAACTCGGCTCGGGAGCGGTGGCGATGCGATATGAGCCCATAAGGTAA
- a CDS encoding aminoglycoside phosphotransferase family protein, translated as MKKTTPELDEVEQFLTSRHRQGISDLEMLHGGFWSAAYGYRVDGRGLVLRIGQNREWFDIERDAMTYHAPDLPVPEVIEIGDGLGGAYAISVRHYGRFLETIAPHEADNAGRTIVRLLAALKGVPPRATPPQWCDSLRGALIDDYPERHDHGWRDKLAAYPDHDALFRACEARIVNLIASCPERADLIHGDLLSANVLVNDDASHVTAVFSWKCSRRGDFLYDTALCTFMGGAFYPGIAGADVYRRVLRDPQITAESGVIDDAASRHHCYELHIGATHLGGNAWLGNEEGLRAVATHTQAILDRGPLMADDP; from the coding sequence TTGAAGAAGACAACGCCTGAACTCGACGAAGTCGAGCAGTTTTTGACCAGCCGACATCGCCAGGGGATCTCTGACCTCGAGATGCTTCACGGCGGCTTCTGGTCGGCCGCATACGGCTATCGCGTCGACGGCCGTGGGCTCGTCCTGCGAATCGGGCAGAACAGAGAGTGGTTCGACATCGAACGCGACGCCATGACCTACCACGCCCCCGACCTCCCGGTGCCTGAAGTGATTGAGATCGGCGACGGGCTCGGCGGCGCGTACGCCATCTCCGTACGTCACTACGGTCGATTCCTCGAGACGATCGCGCCACATGAAGCCGACAACGCTGGACGGACGATCGTGCGGCTCCTAGCAGCACTCAAAGGCGTGCCCCCACGCGCCACGCCGCCCCAGTGGTGCGACTCGCTCCGAGGCGCACTCATCGACGATTACCCGGAGCGCCACGACCACGGCTGGCGGGACAAGCTGGCCGCCTACCCCGACCACGACGCGCTCTTCCGCGCTTGCGAAGCCCGCATCGTCAACCTCATCGCCTCCTGCCCAGAACGCGCCGACCTCATCCACGGTGACCTGTTGAGCGCAAATGTCCTCGTCAACGACGACGCGTCCCACGTGACCGCAGTCTTTTCATGGAAATGCTCGCGACGAGGCGACTTCCTCTACGACACCGCCCTTTGCACCTTCATGGGCGGTGCCTTCTATCCCGGGATCGCAGGAGCCGATGTCTATCGTCGCGTCCTTCGAGACCCACAGATCACAGCCGAGAGTGGCGTGATCGACGACGCCGCCAGCCGCCACCACTGCTACGAGCTCCATATCGGCGCGACGCACCTCGGGGGAAACGCATGGCTGGGTAACGAGGAAGGACTCCGAGCCGTCGCTACCCACACTCAAGCGATACTCGATCGTGGTCCGCTGATGGCGGACGACCCGTGA